The Candidatus Micropelagos thuwalensis genome has a window encoding:
- a CDS encoding NAD(P)H-dependent flavin oxidoreductase, which produces MLPDILKDNLRIPVIGSPMFIVSNPTLVTAQCKAGIVGSFPALNARPQPLLKDWIRQIKDDLAAYKEENPKAKVAPFAVNQICHITNDRLIPDMETCVEEKVPIIITSLRPPQEIVDAAHSYGGLVYHDVINMRHARKAAEEGVDGLILVAAGAGGHAGTLSPFAIVREVKKWFDGTILLSGAIGDGFCVASALAMGADLAYIGSRFIATKEANAEEEYKQMLVDSAADDIVYSSLFTGVHGNYLKPSVSKAGFDPDNLPEADKTAMNFGSGGNTDAKAWKDIWGCGQGIGNIESVETIGDVVDSLEAEYKEAVAELHNKERLLG; this is translated from the coding sequence ATGTTACCAGATATTTTAAAAGATAATTTACGCATTCCAGTCATTGGATCGCCAATGTTCATAGTTTCAAATCCAACGCTAGTAACGGCTCAGTGCAAGGCGGGTATTGTAGGCTCTTTCCCAGCACTTAATGCCCGACCACAACCACTGCTGAAAGATTGGATTAGACAAATTAAAGATGATCTAGCTGCATATAAGGAAGAAAATCCTAAAGCAAAAGTTGCCCCCTTTGCGGTCAATCAGATTTGTCACATTACTAATGACCGCCTCATTCCCGATATGGAAACATGTGTAGAAGAAAAGGTGCCTATTATCATCACCAGCCTTCGTCCACCTCAAGAAATTGTCGACGCAGCGCATAGCTATGGTGGGCTGGTCTATCATGATGTCATTAACATGCGCCATGCCCGTAAAGCAGCAGAGGAAGGTGTAGATGGCCTAATTCTTGTCGCGGCAGGCGCAGGTGGTCATGCAGGCACGTTGAGCCCATTCGCAATTGTTCGCGAAGTTAAAAAATGGTTCGACGGAACGATTCTACTGTCCGGTGCAATTGGCGACGGATTTTGTGTAGCTTCAGCGCTAGCTATGGGTGCAGATTTGGCCTATATCGGCTCCCGCTTTATCGCCACCAAAGAGGCGAATGCAGAAGAAGAATATAAACAAATGTTGGTGGATTCAGCTGCAGATGACATTGTCTACTCATCCTTGTTTACCGGCGTACATGGAAATTACCTAAAGCCATCAGTTAGCAAAGCCGGTTTTGATCCTGATAATTTACCAGAAGCCGATAAAACCGCCATGAACTTCGGTTCTGGCGGAAATACTGATGCAAAAGCTTGGAAAGACATATGGGGTTGCGGCCAGGGCATTGGCAACATTGAAAGCGTAGAAACAATTGGTGATGTTGTTGATAGCCTTGAGGCTGAATACAAAGAAGCCGTTGCTGAGTTGCATAACAAAGAAAGATTGCTAGGTTAG
- a CDS encoding SMP-30/gluconolactonase/LRE family protein encodes MTFKAKNIFGAILILVSLPIGYLFFWPVGISPEVWTPEKNPAGMFPFERNNRLADARLIELDGYGPEGSAIADNGFIFSGLSDGRIIAIDPKTNDFTDILNTGGRPLAMQFARETITGVQSDLIICDAPLGLLAFTQTGELKTLTNEVYGTPIRFADDLDISSDGVVWFSDASTRHGIHDMVYEGMETPAAGRLLTYDIKTGKTEIVLDGLHFANGVALAEDESFVLIAETYRYRVQKYWISGPKAGQAEIFAENLPGYPDNITRAPDGGFWIALVNGRDKTLDKLMPSSFMRKLVFRIMKLIEFEPLWEETWALYLDQNGKVVHALDARHSDIYAVTNVKEKNGLLFLSSLQNNALGIIPSPTSP; translated from the coding sequence TTGACATTTAAAGCAAAAAATATTTTTGGGGCGATATTGATATTGGTGTCTTTGCCAATTGGTTATTTATTTTTCTGGCCAGTAGGGATTTCGCCTGAAGTCTGGACGCCAGAGAAAAATCCAGCTGGTATGTTCCCCTTTGAAAGAAATAACCGCCTTGCAGATGCGCGATTAATCGAGCTTGATGGATACGGACCTGAGGGGAGTGCGATTGCAGATAATGGGTTTATTTTTTCAGGTCTTTCAGACGGGCGGATAATTGCGATTGACCCCAAAACCAACGATTTTACAGATATCCTCAATACGGGTGGACGTCCGCTGGCAATGCAATTTGCGCGTGAAACTATCACAGGTGTGCAAAGTGATTTAATTATTTGTGACGCCCCTTTGGGTTTGTTGGCATTTACCCAAACAGGGGAATTAAAAACACTTACCAATGAGGTGTATGGGACACCTATTCGTTTTGCTGATGATCTTGATATTTCAAGCGATGGTGTTGTCTGGTTTTCCGATGCCTCTACACGTCATGGAATTCACGATATGGTTTATGAAGGGATGGAAACACCAGCCGCCGGTCGATTGCTTACTTATGATATTAAAACAGGTAAAACCGAGATTGTGTTGGATGGTTTGCATTTTGCTAATGGTGTGGCCCTTGCTGAAGATGAGAGCTTTGTTCTTATTGCCGAGACATATCGATACAGGGTTCAAAAATACTGGATAAGTGGCCCGAAAGCAGGGCAGGCAGAGATATTTGCGGAGAATCTACCCGGGTATCCCGACAATATTACAAGGGCGCCTGATGGAGGCTTCTGGATTGCGCTGGTGAATGGTCGCGATAAAACCTTGGATAAATTGATGCCATCATCTTTTATGCGGAAACTCGTTTTCAGGATTATGAAGCTCATTGAATTTGAACCCTTATGGGAAGAAACATGGGCTTTATATCTGGATCAAAACGGGAAGGTGGTGCATGCGCTGGATGCTCGTCACTCAGATATTTATGCAGTTACCAATGTTAAAGAAAAAAATGGGTTGTTATTTTTGTCGAGTTTGCAAAATAACGCGTTAGGTATTATACCCTCTCCAACAAGCCCATAA
- a CDS encoding nuclear transport factor 2 family protein: MSYDYENIEQIKQLKYRYCRGIDSCNIEELGRVFTEDARINYQGGSYTFEAEGKENILTAMKFAFHDKLVSCHTVHMPVIEITGETTAKGQWRLLDYAMNLAEDNKVTVGGAEYVDDYVKNTDGVWQIKQSVYTRVYEQVFLQDNHNLTHYQLGGGVVKGEFSI, from the coding sequence ATGTCTTACGATTACGAAAATATCGAACAAATTAAACAACTTAAATACAGATATTGCAGAGGTATTGATAGCTGTAATATTGAAGAGCTTGGGCGCGTCTTTACAGAAGATGCCCGCATTAATTATCAGGGTGGAAGCTATACTTTTGAAGCCGAGGGTAAAGAGAATATCCTCACAGCTATGAAATTTGCGTTTCATGACAAGCTTGTATCTTGCCATACCGTTCATATGCCCGTCATTGAAATAACAGGCGAAACCACCGCCAAAGGCCAATGGCGCTTGCTAGATTATGCAATGAATCTGGCTGAAGACAATAAAGTTACTGTCGGTGGCGCTGAATATGTCGATGACTATGTGAAAAATACTGACGGAGTCTGGCAAATCAAGCAATCAGTATATACACGCGTTTATGAACAGGTCTTCCTGCAGGATAACCATAATCTTACCCATTACCAACTTGGGGGTGGCGTGGTTAAAGGCGAGTTCTCAATATAG
- a CDS encoding MBL fold metallo-hydrolase — protein sequence MAIPYVFEDEIEHGVCKRLTPLIRRVICNNPGPFTYTGTTTFIVGNGVVAIIDPGPKNYTHLDAIFSALGPSEVVSHILVTHTHSDHSPLANALKERTGAKICGFAEINKNRLINKSRIDTKVAIEDANFVEMEEAIQRDFNPDIPLQHQDILNGPDWTLEALYTPGHINNHLCFLLHEEKTVFTGDHIMGWATSVIVPPDGNMADYMDSLERLLSYDIEILRPTHGPAIENPKAFIQAYITHRQKREEQILGQLAKGTTKIQDMIPVLYADTDKRLYPAAAMSVLAHLEGLVQTGKVICKDEIKLSSDFRLK from the coding sequence TTGGCGATACCTTATGTATTTGAAGATGAAATTGAACATGGGGTATGCAAACGCCTAACCCCACTCATCAGACGTGTCATTTGTAACAATCCCGGCCCTTTCACCTATACCGGAACCACCACCTTCATTGTTGGAAATGGGGTTGTCGCCATAATTGACCCCGGCCCGAAAAATTATACACATTTAGATGCAATTTTTTCAGCTTTAGGCCCAAGTGAAGTCGTAAGTCATATTTTGGTCACGCATACACACAGTGATCACTCGCCTTTAGCAAATGCCCTTAAAGAGAGAACAGGCGCCAAGATATGTGGTTTTGCAGAAATAAATAAAAACCGACTAATTAACAAAAGCAGGATTGATACAAAAGTCGCTATAGAAGATGCGAATTTCGTTGAAATGGAAGAGGCAATCCAGCGAGATTTCAACCCAGACATCCCACTTCAACATCAAGATATTCTGAACGGGCCAGACTGGACACTTGAGGCGTTATATACGCCCGGACACATAAATAACCATTTATGTTTTTTACTGCATGAAGAAAAGACAGTGTTCACCGGAGACCATATTATGGGCTGGGCGACCAGCGTAATCGTTCCACCAGATGGCAACATGGCAGATTATATGGACTCTCTGGAGCGTTTATTGAGTTACGACATCGAAATCTTACGTCCTACTCATGGCCCAGCGATTGAAAACCCCAAAGCTTTCATCCAAGCCTACATAACCCATCGACAAAAGCGTGAAGAACAGATTCTTGGCCAACTCGCCAAAGGAACAACAAAAATTCAAGATATGATTCCAGTGCTATATGCCGACACCGACAAACGGCTTTATCCTGCTGCCGCTATGTCTGTTCTGGCGCATCTCGAAGGGCTTGTGCAAACCGGCAAAGTTATCTGCAAAGATGAGATAAAATTGTCTTCAGATTTTCGATTAAAATAA
- a CDS encoding long-chain-fatty-acid--CoA ligase, with translation MLGRMQTSALLVNDILDHANIYHSDVEIVSRLVGGKIHRETYSEAHLRARKMSQALQSLGLDKGDVVATLAWNNHRHFESWYAITGIGGVYHTLNPRLFADQLIYIINHAEDKYIFVDLTFVPILEGLQDKLNTVKGFIIYCDEDEMPQTTFDNVHCYETLINAHDGDFSWVQLDENDACGICYTSGTTGNPKGVIYSHRSNVLHSLVAVSQDVMGLSSKSVVMPVVPMFHANAWGLVFTCPMVGAAMVNPGPQMDGASIFELLDAEQVSFTAAVPTVWLMLLQHLEEQNLKLPYLDTVVIGGSAAPRMMIEKFEKDYEVDVNHAWGMTELSPLGTMGVLKGKMHDLSFDERVDIKVKQGRPPYLVQMKITDDDGNELPRDGKTFGNLKVKGPFIIETYMKDDGGEILDAEGYFDTGDVATLDADGFMQITDRSKDVVKSGGEWISSIELENIAVGHPDIVEAAVIGVAHPKWDERPILIVIKKEDADLSREDVLGFMEGKIAKWWMPDDVVFVEEIPHTATGKIQKLALREQFKDYVLPTANDA, from the coding sequence ATGCTTGGAAGAATGCAGACATCGGCATTGCTGGTTAATGATATTCTTGATCATGCGAATATTTATCATTCAGATGTTGAAATCGTTTCTCGATTGGTTGGAGGCAAAATCCATAGGGAAACCTATTCTGAAGCACATTTAAGAGCCAGAAAAATGTCACAGGCCCTCCAGTCGCTTGGACTGGATAAGGGAGATGTTGTTGCTACCTTGGCTTGGAATAATCATAGACATTTCGAGAGTTGGTACGCAATTACCGGGATAGGTGGCGTTTATCATACTCTCAATCCAAGATTATTTGCTGATCAACTTATTTATATTATCAACCATGCGGAAGATAAGTATATTTTTGTCGATCTGACATTCGTACCTATTCTTGAGGGGCTTCAAGACAAGCTCAATACCGTCAAAGGGTTCATCATTTATTGCGATGAAGATGAAATGCCTCAAACAACATTTGATAATGTCCATTGTTATGAGACACTTATAAATGCACATGATGGTGATTTCAGTTGGGTACAGCTTGATGAAAATGACGCCTGTGGCATTTGTTACACCTCGGGTACAACGGGAAACCCAAAAGGTGTCATTTATTCTCATCGCTCTAATGTTTTACATTCTTTGGTTGCTGTCAGCCAAGATGTTATGGGGCTGAGCAGTAAATCTGTTGTGATGCCTGTTGTTCCAATGTTCCATGCCAATGCATGGGGGCTGGTTTTTACGTGTCCGATGGTTGGCGCCGCCATGGTTAACCCAGGCCCTCAAATGGATGGGGCGAGTATATTTGAGCTTCTTGATGCAGAGCAGGTGAGTTTTACTGCTGCCGTACCTACGGTCTGGCTTATGTTGCTGCAACATCTTGAAGAACAAAATCTCAAACTGCCTTATCTAGATACAGTCGTGATTGGCGGGTCGGCGGCACCGCGCATGATGATTGAGAAATTTGAAAAAGATTATGAAGTAGATGTGAACCATGCATGGGGCATGACCGAATTGTCACCTTTGGGGACGATGGGTGTTTTAAAAGGAAAAATGCATGATCTTTCCTTTGATGAACGTGTCGATATAAAAGTGAAGCAGGGGCGTCCGCCTTATCTTGTTCAGATGAAAATTACCGATGATGATGGAAACGAATTACCACGTGACGGCAAAACTTTCGGGAATTTAAAGGTCAAGGGGCCTTTTATAATAGAAACTTATATGAAGGATGATGGCGGCGAAATACTCGATGCAGAGGGGTATTTCGATACAGGTGATGTGGCCACCCTGGATGCTGACGGGTTTATGCAAATTACGGATCGTTCAAAAGATGTTGTGAAGTCAGGGGGGGAGTGGATTTCTTCCATTGAGCTTGAGAATATTGCCGTCGGGCATCCTGATATTGTTGAGGCTGCAGTCATTGGGGTGGCACATCCGAAATGGGATGAACGTCCAATTCTTATTGTGATTAAAAAAGAAGATGCGGATTTGTCTCGTGAGGATGTATTGGGCTTTATGGAAGGTAAGATTGCCAAATGGTGGATGCCGGACGATGTGGTTTTTGTTGAAGAAATTCCTCATACAGCGACTGGAAAAATTCAGAAGTTGGCACTGCGCGAGCAATTCAAAGATTATGTGCTGCCAACGGCAAATGACGCCTAA
- the pdxH gene encoding pyridoxamine 5'-phosphate oxidase has product MNFQSPPDNPITAFAEWLSEAEKTELNDPNAMSVATVDSFGMPNVRVVLLKGVSDEGFVFYTNLESAKSQELSSSGKAALCFHWKSLNRQVRVRGDVEQVSDDEADQYYASRARGSQIGAWASQQSTPLSDRETLEARVKKFEEKFADQDVPRPAHWSGWLIKPQQIEFWQDGEFRLHDRIVYRRDGEMLDWAITRLFP; this is encoded by the coding sequence ATGAACTTTCAATCTCCGCCGGACAATCCCATTACAGCATTTGCTGAGTGGTTATCTGAAGCTGAAAAAACAGAACTTAATGATCCTAATGCCATGTCCGTTGCGACAGTGGACAGTTTCGGTATGCCAAATGTGCGGGTCGTGCTTCTTAAGGGAGTCAGCGATGAAGGGTTTGTGTTTTACACCAATCTGGAAAGCGCTAAGAGCCAGGAGCTTTCCTCGTCTGGCAAGGCGGCTTTATGTTTTCACTGGAAATCACTCAACCGTCAGGTGCGTGTGCGGGGTGATGTTGAACAAGTCAGTGATGATGAAGCGGATCAGTATTATGCGTCACGCGCTAGGGGCAGTCAGATTGGTGCTTGGGCGTCACAACAATCCACCCCTCTATCGGATAGAGAAACGCTGGAGGCGCGCGTCAAGAAATTCGAAGAAAAGTTTGCTGACCAAGATGTGCCTCGTCCAGCGCATTGGTCTGGCTGGTTGATAAAACCGCAACAAATAGAATTTTGGCAGGATGGTGAGTTCAGACTGCATGATAGAATTGTCTATCGCCGTGACGGTGAAATGTTGGACTGGGCGATTACAAGATTATTTCCCTGA
- a CDS encoding RT0821/Lpp0805 family surface protein encodes MTLFFIKTPLIWATIVVISLVQVGCAENPNRQQEIGAVTGLLLGGLVGSQIGDGKGRNAAIVTGALLGTLAGSELGRRLDEADRMKMGRATSDALNNNKIGTPSRWQSDRPHIAGAVTPTRDYTDENGNYCREIKQTVIISGETKQETGQACREKDGSWSLS; translated from the coding sequence ATGACTTTGTTTTTTATAAAGACCCCACTTATTTGGGCAACTATTGTTGTGATTTCATTGGTTCAAGTCGGCTGTGCGGAAAATCCGAACAGACAACAGGAGATTGGGGCTGTGACCGGTCTTTTACTCGGCGGTCTTGTCGGCTCACAAATAGGCGATGGTAAAGGCAGAAATGCCGCGATTGTTACTGGCGCTTTGTTAGGCACTCTTGCTGGTAGCGAACTTGGCCGTCGCCTTGATGAAGCCGATAGAATGAAAATGGGCAGGGCAACATCAGATGCATTGAATAACAATAAAATAGGCACACCCAGTCGCTGGCAAAGTGATCGGCCTCATATTGCCGGGGCTGTTACGCCAACCCGCGATTACACTGATGAAAACGGAAATTATTGCCGCGAAATAAAGCAAACAGTTATCATTAGCGGCGAAACCAAACAAGAAACAGGCCAAGCTTGCCGTGAAAAAGACGGATCTTGGTCATTAAGCTGA
- a CDS encoding enoyl-ACP reductase FabI, with translation MSGMMQGKRGLIMGVANKNSIAWGIARACADAGAELAFTYQGEALEKRVFPLAESVGANIIEPCDVTDEVSLSALFEKLKTQWGHLDFVVHAIAFAGKEELMGRYVDTSSKAFDMALNISCYSFTAVCRHAEPLMSEGGSLLTLSYYGAEKVIPHYNVMGVAKAALEASVRYLASDLGPEGLRVNGISAGPIRTLAAAGIGDFKEMLKWNEANAPLRQNVTQEQVGQSALYLLSDMGSGVTGEIHYVDCGYNTIGLAAFENLKGEKPA, from the coding sequence ATGTCAGGTATGATGCAAGGTAAACGCGGCCTCATAATGGGCGTGGCAAACAAAAATTCCATTGCGTGGGGTATTGCTCGCGCCTGTGCGGATGCTGGCGCGGAACTCGCGTTTACCTATCAGGGTGAAGCACTTGAGAAACGTGTTTTCCCACTGGCTGAGTCAGTGGGTGCAAACATTATAGAACCCTGCGATGTAACAGATGAAGTCAGCCTTTCAGCACTATTTGAAAAACTCAAAACCCAATGGGGTCATCTGGATTTTGTCGTTCACGCCATTGCTTTTGCCGGTAAAGAAGAATTAATGGGTCGCTATGTCGACACCAGCTCAAAAGCATTTGATATGGCACTTAATATCTCTTGCTATTCCTTTACAGCAGTTTGCCGCCACGCTGAACCACTCATGTCGGAAGGGGGGTCTTTACTCACCCTATCCTATTACGGTGCAGAGAAAGTCATTCCCCATTACAATGTGATGGGCGTTGCCAAAGCGGCACTTGAAGCAAGTGTTCGCTACCTTGCAAGCGATTTAGGGCCAGAAGGCTTGCGCGTGAATGGCATCTCTGCAGGCCCAATCCGTACGCTCGCCGCTGCAGGGATTGGTGATTTTAAGGAAATGCTGAAATGGAATGAAGCTAATGCGCCATTACGCCAAAATGTGACACAAGAACAAGTCGGTCAATCGGCTCTTTATCTGTTATCTGATATGGGTTCTGGTGTTACTGGTGAAATTCATTATGTGGATTGCGGATATAATACAATTGGTTTGGCGGCATTTGAAAACCTCAAGGGTGAAAAACCGGCATAA
- the aroC gene encoding chorismate synthase, translating to MSHNSFGHLFKFTSWGESHGPAIGCVVDGTPARIPLLEKDIQHFLDRRKPGQNRFTTQRQEPDEVKILSGIFEDPETGEQVTTGTPISLLIENTDQRSKDYSDIKNSYRPGHADFTYTEKYGIRDYRGGGRQSARETATRVAAGAIARKIMPEVTIVGSLVQMGPHSINRDNWDDTEIEKNPFWCPDKEAATMWEDYLDGVRKAGSSCGAVIEVTAKNVPVGLGAPIYGKLDADLASAMMSINAVKGVEIGEGFAAAALSGEMNADEMSASQKDSQNTPEFSSNHAGGILGGISTGQDITLRFAVKPTSSILTPRKTITTSGEETEIITKGRHDPCVGIRAVPVGEAMMAIVLADHFLRNRGQNG from the coding sequence ATGTCACATAATTCGTTTGGTCATCTTTTTAAATTTACAAGCTGGGGTGAAAGCCACGGACCAGCAATAGGCTGTGTTGTTGATGGCACACCCGCACGCATTCCTTTGCTTGAAAAAGATATTCAACACTTTCTTGATCGACGCAAGCCCGGGCAAAATCGTTTCACAACGCAAAGGCAAGAACCAGATGAAGTCAAAATCTTGTCAGGCATTTTTGAAGACCCTGAAACCGGTGAGCAGGTGACAACAGGCACGCCAATTTCACTTCTAATTGAAAATACTGATCAACGATCAAAAGATTATTCAGATATAAAGAACAGCTATCGACCAGGACATGCAGATTTCACCTATACCGAAAAATACGGCATTCGGGATTATAGAGGTGGAGGACGCCAATCCGCGCGCGAAACAGCAACGCGGGTTGCTGCTGGAGCCATTGCGCGCAAAATCATGCCTGAGGTCACTATTGTCGGTTCACTGGTGCAAATGGGGCCGCACTCAATCAATCGAGATAATTGGGATGATACAGAAATAGAAAAAAACCCTTTTTGGTGTCCCGATAAGGAAGCCGCCACAATGTGGGAGGACTACCTCGACGGCGTGCGTAAAGCCGGATCATCGTGTGGTGCGGTCATTGAAGTTACCGCTAAAAATGTACCTGTCGGTCTTGGTGCGCCTATTTACGGCAAATTGGATGCTGATTTAGCCAGCGCTATGATGAGTATTAATGCCGTTAAAGGTGTTGAAATCGGTGAAGGGTTTGCTGCCGCAGCCTTGTCTGGGGAAATGAACGCCGATGAAATGTCAGCGTCCCAAAAAGATAGTCAAAATACACCAGAGTTTTCGAGCAATCATGCTGGAGGTATTCTGGGCGGTATCTCAACCGGTCAGGACATCACATTGCGTTTTGCGGTCAAGCCGACCTCGTCAATTTTGACACCTCGTAAAACCATCACCACATCTGGCGAAGAAACCGAAATCATCACCAAAGGTCGTCATGACCCGTGTGTAGGCATCCGTGCTGTGCCGGTTGGTGAGGCCATGATGGCTATAGTTCTTGCCGACCATTTCCTCAGAAACCGTGGACAAAACGGATAG
- the thiE gene encoding thiamine phosphate synthase — protein sequence MQCRLYLITPPSLDLDSFPDLLDKTLAAGDVACLQLRLKQADETPVADALILQAAETLLPIAHKHDVSLLLNDRPDLALTAGVDGVHIGQDDTPYAEARQILGQDAIIGVTCHDSRHLAMVAGEEGADYVAFGAFFPTSTKTSSTQATPELLTWWQETTELPCVAIGGITTENAPTLVKAGADFLAVSGGVWGYAHGAEEAVRAFNTLFVSTDES from the coding sequence ATGCAATGTCGTTTGTACTTGATTACACCGCCGTCTCTCGATTTAGATAGCTTCCCCGACCTATTAGACAAAACGCTCGCAGCCGGAGATGTTGCTTGTCTGCAATTACGTCTGAAACAAGCCGATGAGACACCTGTTGCTGACGCTCTCATTCTACAGGCAGCAGAAACACTCCTCCCAATAGCTCATAAACATGATGTGAGTTTGTTGCTTAATGACCGCCCCGACCTCGCCTTAACGGCTGGCGTAGATGGTGTGCATATCGGTCAGGACGACACGCCTTATGCTGAAGCGCGACAAATACTGGGTCAGGATGCAATTATCGGCGTAACCTGCCATGATAGCCGTCACCTTGCTATGGTTGCAGGTGAAGAAGGCGCCGACTATGTAGCTTTTGGGGCTTTTTTTCCAACATCCACCAAAACTTCGTCTACTCAAGCTACCCCCGAGCTACTGACATGGTGGCAAGAAACCACAGAGTTGCCCTGTGTGGCCATCGGTGGCATCACAACTGAAAATGCCCCAACATTGGTAAAAGCTGGGGCGGACTTTCTAGCTGTATCTGGCGGTGTTTGGGGTTATGCTCACGGAGCTGAGGAAGCTGTAAGAGCCTTTAACACACTTTTTGTTTCAACAGATGAAAGCTAG
- the efp gene encoding elongation factor P, which yields MKINGNEIRPGNVIQHNGELWVAVKLQHVKPGKGGAFAQVELKNLLNGSKLNERFRSADKVERVRLEQRDYQFLYEADNALTFMDTETYDQIELQTDFVGERAAFLQDGMMVVVEIHEGKPIGVRLPDQVTLEVSETEPVVKGQTAASSNKPAILENGIRVMVPPFVEAGDKIVVETNEVAYLKRAD from the coding sequence ATGAAAATCAACGGCAATGAAATCCGCCCCGGTAATGTTATCCAACATAATGGAGAATTATGGGTCGCGGTCAAACTGCAACATGTTAAACCTGGTAAAGGTGGTGCCTTTGCCCAGGTCGAACTAAAAAACCTTCTCAACGGATCAAAACTCAATGAAAGATTCCGTTCCGCCGATAAGGTTGAACGCGTCAGGCTAGAACAAAGAGATTATCAGTTTCTTTATGAAGCCGATAATGCGCTGACCTTTATGGACACGGAAACCTACGACCAAATAGAATTACAAACAGATTTTGTCGGAGAGCGCGCTGCTTTTTTGCAAGATGGCATGATGGTTGTTGTTGAAATCCATGAAGGCAAGCCAATTGGTGTCCGGCTACCTGATCAGGTAACACTGGAAGTTTCCGAGACTGAACCTGTCGTTAAAGGTCAAACGGCGGCGTCATCCAACAAGCCTGCTATCTTAGAAAATGGTATAAGGGTCATGGTGCCTCCCTTTGTGGAAGCCGGTGACAAAATTGTTGTGGAAACCAATGAAGTCGCTTACCTGAAGCGTGCCGATTAG
- a CDS encoding inositol monophosphatase family protein, whose protein sequence is MPATSPTLNVMILAARKAARDLRRDFGEVENLQVSKKGPGDFVSNADLKAEKTIFEELSHARPGYGFIMEESGVHEGKDKTHNWIIDPLDGTSNFLHGIPHFAISIALEREGQLVAGVVYNPVTDEMYYAEKGSGAYFNDKRMRVAGRSRLSDAVLACGIPHGERAGQDAFANEIKTLLPKVAGVRRFGAAALDLAYVAAGRVDGFWERGLSSWDMAAGVVLVREAGGVVTDLKNTSNFLETGDIIAANDVLHDRLLPELG, encoded by the coding sequence ATGCCAGCAACCTCTCCTACTCTCAATGTTATGATACTGGCAGCCCGCAAAGCCGCCAGAGATTTACGTCGTGATTTTGGAGAAGTTGAAAACCTTCAGGTCTCAAAAAAAGGGCCCGGTGATTTTGTATCTAATGCCGACCTGAAAGCAGAAAAAACAATTTTTGAAGAACTTTCACATGCAAGACCGGGCTATGGCTTTATCATGGAAGAAAGTGGCGTTCATGAAGGCAAAGACAAAACCCATAATTGGATTATCGACCCGTTGGACGGCACAAGTAATTTTCTACATGGCATTCCACATTTTGCTATATCCATCGCGCTTGAACGTGAAGGTCAGCTTGTTGCCGGTGTTGTTTATAACCCTGTTACCGATGAAATGTATTATGCAGAAAAAGGTTCAGGCGCTTATTTCAATGATAAGCGCATGAGGGTTGCCGGACGATCCCGCCTTTCAGATGCCGTATTAGCCTGCGGTATTCCTCACGGTGAGCGCGCAGGGCAGGACGCTTTTGCAAATGAAATTAAGACACTACTTCCCAAAGTAGCGGGTGTTCGTCGCTTTGGTGCAGCAGCATTAGATTTAGCTTACGTCGCTGCAGGACGCGTTGACGGGTTCTGGGAGCGTGGGCTATCTTCATGGGATATGGCAGCAGGGGTGGTGCTCGTAAGAGAGGCTGGCGGTGTAGTAACTGATCTCAAAAACACTTCGAATTTCCTCGAAACAGGCGACATCATAGCTGCCAATGATGTCCTGCATGACAGGCTACTTCCCGAACTTGGCTAA